Proteins found in one Gigantopelta aegis isolate Gae_Host chromosome 12, Gae_host_genome, whole genome shotgun sequence genomic segment:
- the LOC121386459 gene encoding palmitoyltransferase ZDHHC23-like, translating into MTSVRPSSKDPLCCCEYENADGERSHILQCCCDCLALDEAFDRCLTCNSVSSSTMQRVVETLSDRCRIPWIDGKGAVKAKLDIVVPIVAIPLALMFATISVAATVATFICLPLFMLTFYRIWRRLGNRQTSFFYVWALTSVIFSYFVFISFVIPFREILLWENLILFSSFALMFYMLFKVKKNPGRLLTVVRRRPDLLANSDFVHGDSDSAEEGRRDSKKYGGQGSEFSMSYDTPTLAEKDVKWIDSRPIRGGKLVTWCDSCNFKRPPRSGHCTICESCITIRDHHCVWVNNCIGANNHRSFLAAMLLFIFCGSYGSHLTLTTICTPEMYYDWLLLPNDCRFLYANFDTAISVVTVCYTLIAVTIMSVGLLYQVVLISQNTTSQELHQASMRGMVWMGLFAFNNVHNHGIVANWAEFLFHHSRKTSGHIAL; encoded by the exons ATGACCAGTGTCCGACCATCCTCTAAAGATCCGCTGTGTTGCTGTGAATACGAAAATGCTGATGGGGAGAGGAGCCACATTCTCCAGTGCTGCTGTGACTGTTTGGCGCTAGATGAAGCTTTTGATAG GTGTTTGACTTGTAATAGTGTGTCATCCTCCACAATGCAGCGTGTTGTGGAAACGCTGTCCGACCGGTGCCGTATTCCGTGGATTGATGGGAAGGGAGCCGTCAAGGCGAAGCTTGACATCGTAGTCCCTATAGTGGCCATACCGTTGGCGCTCATGTTCGCCACCATCAGCGTCGCGGCAACCGTGGCCACATTCATCTGTCTGCCTTTGTTCATGCTCACCTTCTACCGGATCTGGCGTCGACTCGGTAACCGGCAGACATCCTTCTTCTACGTGTGGGCGTTGACATCTGTGATATTTTCGTACTTCGTTTTCATCTCGTTCGTGATACCTTTCCGAGAGATTCTGCTGTGGGAAAACCTCATTTTGTTCTCGTCGTTCGCGCTCATGTTTTACATGCTGTTCAAGGTGAAAAAGAACCCTGGCAGGTTGTTGACGGTTGTGAGACGCAGGCCAGACTTGTTGGCGAACAGTGACTTTGTTCACGGCGACAGCGATTCGGCCGAGGAGGGCCGACGCGATTCGAAAAAGTACGGAGGTCAGGGAAGTGAGTTCTCTATGAGTTACGACACACCCACTCTTGCCGAGAAGGATGTAAAGTGGATCGACTCAAGGCCTATACGAG gtGGTAAGCTAGTGACGTGGTGTGACAGCTGTAACTTCAAACGGCCCCCTCGGTCAGGGCACTGTACGATATGCGAATCGTGTATCACCATCAGAGATCACCACTGTGTCTG GGTAAATAATTGTATTGGTGCCAATAATCATAGATCATTCCTAGCGGCCATGTTGTTGTTTATCTTCTGTGGTTCCTATGGTTCCCACCTCACCCTGACAACAATATGCACCCCGGAGATGTATTACGACTGGCTTCTACTGCCAAATGATTGCAGATTTTTGTATGCAAACTTCGA TACTGCGATTAGTGTGGTGACTGTGTGCTACACGCTGATCGCCGTCACCATCATGTCGGTGGGGCTGTTGTACCAGGTGGTGCTCATCAGTCAGAACACCACATCACAGGAGCTGCACCAGGCGTCGATGCGCGGCATGGTGTGGATGGGACTCTTTGCCTTCAACAACGTCCACAACCACGGCATCGTCGCAAACTGGGCTGAGTTTCTCTTTCACCACAGCCGCAAGACGTCAGGCCATATAGCCTTGTAG